The Pseudomonas graminis region CGTTCCGCATCGTCAACGCCTCGGATCGCGCCGTGGAGTGGGAAATCCTCGACGGGGTGCTGGTGGTGGAAGAGCGGGAAAACATCGTCCCGGGCCTGAGCCAGATCATTAACGCCAACCTGCAGCCCGGCGACTACGCCATCACCTGCGGCCTGCTGAGCAATCCACGCGGCACTTTGCACGTGACGCCGACCGCGGAGTCTGACGCCGCCGCCAAAGCGCGTCCGTCGATGGTCGCCTTCATCGGGCCGCTGTCCGAATACCGCGTCTACCTGAGTACCCAGAGCAGCGCGCTGATCCGCGCGACGAACGACTTGCAGCAAGCCATCGACAGCGGCGATCTGGCCCAGGCGCAGAAAGCCTACGCGCCGGCCCGTGCTGCCTATCAGCGCATCGCCCCTGCGGCCCAGCGCCTGTCCGAGCTGGACAACGCGATCAACGCCCGCGCCGATTACTACGAAAAACGCGAGCAGGATCCCGGCTTCGGCGGCTTCCACCGCCTCGAATTCGGCCTGTTCTCGCAGAATTCCATCGACGGCCTGGCGCCGGTCGTGCAGAAGCTGCAAGCCGACATCGCCAGCCTGAAGCAGCAATTGCTGGCCCAGAGCATCGCCCCGGAACAGCTGGCGAGCATGGTCGTGCGCAACATGCGCAGCATTGCCGAGGTCCGCAGCAACGGCGAAGAAGAACGCTACAGCCACCTCGACGTGAACGGCTTTGCCGCCAACCTGGAAGGCACGCGCAAGGTTATCGAGCTGCTGCGTCCGCTGCTGGCCAAGTCCTCCGGCGACGTGCTGAAAAAGATCGACACCGCGAGCACCGCGCTGGATGACCAGTTGCTGTTGCTCAAGACCGCCGACGGCTTCAAGCCGTACGACCAGGTCAGCATCGAACAACGAAAACAAATAGCAGACAAGGCCAAGGCACTGGCCGACGCACTCGATGGAATCGATCCGGCCCTCGGCCTCTCAGGCCTGTAAGCGTGCCCTGGCGGGTGCCCGATGCACCCGCCCGGCCCTGAAACCAGAGCGAAGACAGCATTCACATGAAAGACTCCGATTCAAAAAACGCGCCGATCTCCACTGACCGTCGCCGCGTCCTGCTGGGCCTTGGCGCTGCAGGCGCAGCAGTGGCCGGTGCCAGCCTGACCGGCAATGCGTTCGCCGCCACCGCGCCGGCGCAGGTCACCGAAGCACCGAAAAGCGAAAAGACCCAGGACCACAACGCGTTCCACGGTCAGCATCAAAGCGGCATCGTCAACCCGCGCCCAACCGCCGGGATGATGGTCTCTTTCGACGTACTGGCCCAGGACCGCGAAGACCTCGAGCGCATGTTTCGTACGTTGAACGAGCGCATTGCGTTTTTGATGACCGGCGGGGCCGTGCCCCAGGTCGATCCGAAACTGCCGCCACTGGATTCCGGCATCCTCGGCCCGGTGGTCACGCCGGACAACCTGACCATTACCGTGTCGGTGGGTGACTCGCTGTTCGACGACCGCTTCGGGCTGGAATCCGTCAAACCCAAGCGCTTGCAGCGCATGGTCGGTTTCCCCAACGACGCGCTGGAAGCCGATTGCTGCCATGGCGACTTGAGCATTCAGTTCTGCTCGAACGCCCCGGACAGCAACATTCACGCCCTGCGCGACATCGTGAAAAACCTGCCGGACCTTTTGCTGGTGCGCTGGAAACAGGAAGGCACGGTGCCCGCCCAGGCCCCGTTGAAACCGGGCCAGGCGCCGGAAAGCGCGCGCAACTTCCTGGGTTTCCGCGACGGCTCGGCCAACCCGGATTCGAACAACCAGAAGACCATGAACGAGCTGGTCTGGGTGCAGCCCGGCAGCGACGAGCCGGCCTGGGCCGCCAACGGCAGCTACCAGGCGGTGCGCATCATCCGCAACTTCGTCGAGCGCTGGGACCGTACCCCGCTGCAGGAACAGGAAGCCATCTTCGGCCGGGTCAAAACCACTGGCGCGCCGATGGACGGCAAGACCGAAGCCGACGTTCCGGATTACCACAAAGACCCGGAAGGCAAGATCACCAAGCTGGATTCGCACATCCGCCTGGCCAACCCGCGCACCGCTGAAACCCAGCGCAACCTGATCCTGCGTCGCCCGTTCAACTACTCGAACGGCGTGAACAAGAACGGTCAGCTGGACATGGGCCTGCTGTTCATCTGCTATCAGGCGGACCTGGAGAAAGGTTTCATTACCGTGCAGACACGCCTCAACGGCGAGCCGCTGGAGGAATACCTCAAGCCTATCGGCGGCGGGTATTTCTTCACCCTGCCGGGCGTGGTCGACAACAACGATTTCATCGGCCGGTCGCTGTTGGCCGCCTCTGCCCAAACAACAAAAACTGCCTGACAACCCTTACCTCACAGGAAGAGCTCTATGAAAAAGTCGCCTCTCGCGTTGTTGCTTACCTTTGGCGTGTTGCAGACATCGATGTCCGCGTTCGCCGCCACCGCGCCGTTGGACCTGGTCACGCCGGTTTCGGACTACAAGATCTACGTGACCGAAAACGTCGACACCCTGGCCGCCGACACCCAGAAGTTCACCGACGCGATCAAGAAGGGCGACCTGGCGACGGCGAAGAAGCTGTTCCCGACCACGCGTCTGTCCTATGAGTCAATCGAGCCGATCGCCGAGCTGTTCAGCGACCTGGACGCGTCGATCGACTCCCGTGAAGACGATCACGAGAACGGCGTGAAGGCCGACGATTTCACCGGTTTCCACCGTCTGGAATATGCGTTGTTCTCGCAGAATTCCACCAAGGATCAGGCCGTGTTCGCGGACAAGCTGCTGGCTGACGTGAAAGAGCTGCAGTCGCGTATCGCGGACATGACGTTCCCGCCGGAGAAGGTAGTGGGCGGTGCGGCTGCGTTGATGGAAGAAGTGGCGGCGACGAAGCTGTCGGGCGAGGAAGACCGTTACAGCCATACCGATCTGTATGATTTCCAGGGCAACGTTGACGGTTCGAAGAAGATCGTCGATCTGTTCAAGCCGCAGCTGGAGAAGTCGGACAAGGCGTTCGTGGCGAAGGTCGAGAAGAACTTTGCGACGGTGGACAAGATCCTCGCGAAGTACAAGACCAAGGACGGTGGCTATGAGACTTACGACAAGGTGAAGGAGCAGGACCGCAAGGCGCTGGCGGGCCCGGTCAATACGTTGGCTGAAGATCTGTCGCAGATGCGCGGGAAATTGGGTCTGAACTGATTCGTCAGGCCGTGAAGAGCCCGCTTGCCGAGAGATTGGCAGGTGGGCTTTTTTGTTTTTAGGGCGTTGGAGCAAGATCAAGAGCGTCGGCCTAACGGCCTCGATTTCGCCTTCGGCGAGTTACTTGGAAAAGCACCCCAAGTAACCAAGGGTGCCTGCTCCTGGTTTGGCCCCTCGTTCCTCGGGGTTCCTTCACTCCGGTCCCGCTCCGTGGGCCCGCGCCGAACGGACATCCATGTCCTAACGGCGCTCTCGCCGCATCCATGCGGCTCGGCCCACTCCGCGAAACCTGCGTTCAGCCTGCACCCAAGTCGCGATTGGCGGTGTTTGAGCCTTTTGCGTATGAAGATCAACATCAACATCAAGAGCAGATCAAGTGCTTCCCGGCTGAAGCCGGTTATACGGTGACCGCGGTGTCTGTAGGACTGGCTCTAGCCGGGAAGAGGCCGGATTGCTCACCATCAGTCTTGCGGCGTGACGATCGACGCTTTCCCGGCCAAAGCCGGTCCCACTAAAACACCGCGTTCCCCAGTGGGACCGGCTTCAGCCGGGAAGAGGCCAGCCCAGGCGCCAACAATTTTGCTGATAGCACACCCATCCTGTGGGAGCGAGCTTGCTCGCGAATGCTGCATTTCAAACACCAGATATTCGGCGGATGTACCAATCCCCTCGCGAGCAAGCTCTCTACCACAAGTCCCCAGTATCCTCAGGCCGCAATCCGCCGTTGATCCGCTTTTGATCCGCTTTTGATCTGCTTTTGATCTCATACGCAAAAAGCCCAGACACCGCAGAACGCGACTTTGGTGCAGGCCGAACGCAGACGACGCGCAGTGGGCCGAGCCGCATGGATGCGGCGAGAGCGCCGTCAGGACATGGATGTCCGTTCGGCGCGGGCCCACGGAGCGTCGTCGGAGGGAGGGTATTCCGACGCAGGAGGAACCCAACCAGGAGCACGGCCTTTTTGGTTACTTTTTCGGCTGTTGGAAAAAGTGACCCGCCGTAAGGGCGGAACCCATACAAGTGTCACCGCCGATAATGGATATACACATCGATCCGAAAACAACCCCGGGATCAGATCCCGCTAAACCAGTTGTACCCCTGATCCTCCCAATACCCCCCGGGATTCTCATTGCTCACCACAATCTCGACGATATGCTTCGGATTCTTGAAGCCAAGCTTCGTCGGCACCCTCACCCGCAACGGATAGCCATACTCCGGCGGCAACGCCACCTCGGCAAAATCCAGCGCCAGCAGCGTCTGCGGATGCAACGCCGTCGGCATGTCCAGACTCGAGTAATACCGATCCGCGCACTTGAAGCCGACAAACTTCGCCGTCGTATCCGCCCCCACATGCTCCAGAAACGTGCGCAACGGCACACCGCCCCACTGCCCGATCGCGCTCCAGCCCTCAACGCAAATCAAGCGCGTGATATCGCTGCGCTGCGGCAACTTGCGCAACCCCTCCAGCGTCCACGGCGCCTTGTCGCGCACCAGCCCCGACACACCCAGCTTCCAGTCCGCCGTGTCCAGCTCCGGAATATCATCCTCGCTGTAGAACGCGTTGAACGGAAACGGGTTACGGACCTGATCCTTACTGAACGTCGGCGCCAGCTTCTGCCCGCTGAACAGCCAGGCCTGAACCCGATCGTTCCACCGCGACATGCTCCACAGCACCTTATCCACCTGATCGCCGTCCTGCAGGTTGCAACCGGTGAGCATCGCCATCGCGCCCACGGTCAGGCCGCCTTTGAGGAAATGCCGACGCTGCAGGCTCTCCAGCTGAATCTGCTGGGCCGGTTCCAGTTTGATGCGCGCAATGGCGCGTTTTTTAGGCTCAATCATGCTCGACCTTCCCGCTCTCAATCCCACGCGAACCGCCAGTGATCATCGGCATCAGGGTTTTCGGCACCATCAGCACCAGCGCCAGATGCACCACCACGAACGCGCCAATGAACGCCATCGCCGCAAAGTGCACGTACCGGGCGAAGTCGTAGCCGCCGAACACGGCGGTCAGTTCCTGTAACTGAATCGGCTTCCAGATCGCCAGCCCCGTCAGCACGATCAACACGCCGGCGGCCAGCACCAGCCAATACATCAGGCGCTGCACGGCGTTGTACACGCCCTTCTCGTGCTTGAGACGAAAGCGCAGCGCATCGAGCATGTCGCGCTTCACCGCTGTGGGGGTGACCGGCAGAAAGTCGCGCTTGAAATGCCGCGTGAACAGGCCATAGAACACGTAGATCAGGCCGTTGATCACCAACAGCCACATTACGGCGAAGTGCCACGCCAGCGCGCCGCCCAACCAGCCGCCCACGGTGAAATCCCGGGGGAACGAGAAGCTGAACAGCGGCGACGCGTTATAGATGCCCCACCCGCTCATGAACATGCAGACCATGCCAAAGGCATTGATCCAGTGCGTCAGGCGGATGGGCCATGGATGAATTCTGGTTTTTTTCATGGTGCGAGACTCATCACGGATTCGGTGAAAGCGGCGCCGTGAGACGCCGCAACCCGCTTACATCGGCGGCTGGAAGCCGTCTTTGCCGACCGCGACACCGCGTGCGGTCTTGCCGTCTTCGCCCGGGAACACGACGATTTTCGAGCCCTTGACCAGCTCATCGACCTTGCCCGGCTGCACATAGGCAATGGGTACGTCTTCCGGCACCACCAGTTGCTTCTCGCCACCTTTGTAGCCGACGCTCAGGGTACGGCCGTTGGCCTTGCCGCTCAGCTTGCCGACGGTGCCATTGGTCATGGTACCGGTGCTGCCGTCAGCGTTTTCCCAACCGTAGTGACCTTCACCGCTGCCCTTCAGGCTCGGCTCGAATACGGTGACTTCCAGGGCCTTCAGCGTGCCATCGGCTTGGGGGATCGCGGCGGAACCGATGAAGCTGTCCGCTTTGATCGACGCGATGTCGGTCTTGGAGACCAGGCGGATGCCAGTCTTGTCGGTCAGCCCGATGCTCTGATGGGCGCCGGAACGGGTGGTGAAATTCAGGGTGTTGCTGTCGACGCTGTCGACCGTCCCGCGCAGTGGCTTGACCACAGGCATGTCACCGGCGGCCATGCCAGCGGCGGAAGCCATGACGGCGGCGCTGAGCATCAGCATGCCGAACGTGGTGGTCAGGGCTGTCTTCATCTTCATCGGTGGAATTCCTTCAGGCAGTTGGGGAAAGTTGAAGCTGAACGTCAGGTGTTGCATGACCACCATCCTCTACCCGCAACCGGCACCCGACAATGACCGCCCGATTACATTTTTGTCATTCGGGCGGCAGGCTGGTCATGGCGCGGATCAATGACAAAAATGTAACCGACCGCTCGCCATCCGTTGGTTACACTTCACATCCGGCGCGGCCTGCAGCCCTTCGTGCCTTTTCTGACCCAATCTGATGACCCATCCGACACCCCGCGCCGGCGACGCCGCCAATGACGTGAAGCGAGCCTGATCGACGATGCACATTCTGCTTATCGAAGACGACACCAAGACTGGCGAGTACCTGAAGAAGGGCCTCACCGAGTCCGGTTACAAAGTCGACTGGACCCAGCACGGCACCGACGGCCTGCACATGGCCCTGGAGCACAGCTACGACCTGCTGGTGCTCGACGTCATGCTGCCGGGCATCGACGGCTGGCAGATCATCGAAATCCTGCGGGCGAAGCAGGACGTGCCGGTGCTGTTTCTGACCGCCCGCGATCAGTTGCAGGACCGCATCCGCGGCCTTGAACTGGGCGCCGACGATTACCTGGTCAAGCCGTTTTCCTTCACCGAACTGCTCCTGCGCATCCGCACCATCCTGCGTCGCGGGGTGGTGCGCGAGGCCGACCATTTCCACCTGGCCGATCTGGAGCTGGACCTCCTGCGCCGAAGGGTCACGCGCCAGCAACAGGTCATCACCCTGACCAACAAGGAGTTCGCGCTGCTGCATCTGTTTCTGCGCCGCGAGGGCGACGTGCTGTCGAGGGCGCAGATCGCTTCGGAAGTCTGGGACATGAATTTCGACAGCGACACCAACGTCGTCGATGTGGCGATCAAGCGCCTGCGCAGCAAGGTCGACACGCCCTACCCGATCAAACTCATCCACACCGTGCGCGGCATCGGTTACGTCTGCGAGGTGCGGCCATGCGAGCCCGACGCCCGCCATCCCTGACCCTGCGCGCGACCCTGGCGTTTTCGGTGGTGGCCATGCTCGCCGTCGCGGGCGCCGGCATGTACCTCTACGAAACCATGAAGGGCGCGGTGATGACCCGCAGCGACCATGCGGTGCTGGCGCGGCTGGATCACTTTCGCAAACTGCTGCAGTACGACCTGACCCTGACTACCTTGCAAAGCAGCCCGCAGCTGTTCGAGAACATGCTCGACAGCGAGGATGACATCTTCATCATCGCCGAGCCGGGCAAGCCAGCGGTGATCAGGGTCAATCCGCTGCATGCGTCCCTGCCGTCGATGCCAGTAGTGCCCGCGAACATGCCGCTGAGCGTGGCCGACATGCGCAGCGGCATGCTGGATTCAGGCGTGCCGATGCGCGCGGCGACGGTCGAAGCGGTGTCAGGCGGCAGGATCGTGCACCTGACGGCCGCGCACATCGAGGTCAAGGAAATGGCCACCCTGGCGGGTTTCCGCAATCGCATTCTGCTCGCCGTGGCCCTGGCCTTCGTGCTCACAGCCCTGCTCGGTTACGTGTTACTGCGCCGGGGTCTGCGGCCGTTGCGCAGAATGGCCAACCACGCCGCGGCCATCACCCCGGCGCAACTGGACAGCCGCATGGACAACCGCGACACGCCAGTGGAGTTGCAGCAACTGGGCGAGGCGTACAACGCGATGCTTGACCGGCTCGCCGACGGCTATCAGCGGCTGACACAGTTTTCCGCCGACCTGGCCCATGAAATCCGCACGCCGGTGGGTTCGTTGATGGGGCATTGCCAGGTGGCCCTGCGGCAAGCGCGCACCGAGGATGAATACCAGGCGCTGCTGGCCTCCAACCTGGAGGAGCTGGAACGCATCTCGCGCATGGTCGAAAGCATTCTGTTCCTGGCGCGGGCCGATGAAGCGCAAGCCGCGCTCAACCGCCAGATGCTGGACCTGGCGGACGAGATGCAGCGAGTCGCGGGCTATTTCGAAGGGCTGGCGGAAGAGCGTGAAATCACACTGCACACGGAAGGCGACGCGCGGATCGAGGCCGATCCCTTATTGCTGCGCAGGGCACTGAGCAATCTGGTGGCGAACGCGATCCGCTACGCCGATGAAGGCAGTGAGATCAAGATTCGTGTGATCGAGAGCGGCCAGCACTGCCGCATCGAGGTGGAGAACCAGGGCCCGACACTGGACGACGCGACCCTGGGCAAGCTGTTCGACCGCTTCTACCGCGGCGATGCCTCACGCCACCAGAGCTCCGACTCCAATGGACTGGGCCTGGCCATCGTCGCCGCGATCATGCAGCTGCACGGCGGCGAGGTGTCGGTTAACCAGCCGGCGCCGGGGCGGATCTGTTTCGGGCTGGCGTTTCCGCGATAGCCCGCAGGCCGGCTGCCGTGGATCTCACGCCTTCTTGTCGTGGGTCGCCACCAGTTTGTAGAACGTCGCCGCGCCGCCTTCGGTGGCGTAGCCGGCATTGTCCTGGGTGTAGACGCCTGCCTTGAAATACAGCGGCTTGCCCTTCCAGGACAGGTCGAGCTTGGCACCCCACTGCATGTCGTAGGCATTGACGGTCAGGTTGCCGGCCTGGGTCAGGTGGATGGTGTATGTGAAGCGTTGCTTGAGCAGCACGCCGGTGGCCACCTGAATGACTTCGGGCTCGGAAGTAGGCGTCGAGCGATACTTCACGACGAGGTTGCCGGTCTTGGTTTTTTCCTTGTACTGGTATTCGAGCTTGAGCAGCGGCTCGGTACTGCCATAGGCGTGGATCTGACCGATGACGATTTTGCCTGTTGAAGGCACTTGGTCCACGGTCAGCGCCGCACGCAGGAAATTGTCCGCGTCAGAGTAGGTCCAGTTGTGAACCGTACCGTTGGCGTAGGTCTCACGCAGTTCGGTGCGGGGAAATTTGGCATTGTCAGTCCTTGACCCTGTAACCGGCGCCCAGAAGAACAAAGTGTCCCCTGAACGGAAGTAACCATCCTGGTAACCGCCGACGAGTTTTGGCGTGTCGATGGTGGCGGCTGCGATACCGACCGGTATAGAAAGATTCCAGATGGCGAGATCAATCATGGGTGCACTCATGGTGCGCGTTGCGCACAGCAAAGAAGGTGTCTGGAACAGGCCTGTGACCGCCGTTCCCGTCACCTTTGCTATCGGCTGAACCGTTTGATCTTTAGTCGTCCCCGGAGTCAAGAAACCGCCGAAGCTGCGGAAGCAGAGCCCGAAGAAAGCACAGTGCCACTATTAAGGCAAAGTGGCTCATTGCCCTCATCATTTGCCCAGCCAGCGGAAAACGGGGAGCAAGGCTAATAATTTGGCGCCATTTTTTTGGAGGACCACTTAGACGACGCTCAGAAAATTAGTTCAGCCAGCGAGGAATCAGCCGACAGACGGTATCGGAAAATCCCTGCTTCGGGCCGTTTCCCGGTCTTCCTTAGCGATCACAGGCATCTGGCGCGCCCTTTACTCTCTGCTGGATATCCGGCCGACCCCCTCCTGCAACAACCCGCTCGGCGCCCCACGATAGATTCCATTTGACGGCCCCACAGTGTTACAAGATATTATAGTTAGCAACCTAATAATGCAGCGCCTAATCATTCAGGCCCTAATCAAACTCGCTCACCGCTTCAATGGCCTTTTCATGAACCCTGACACCCTGCAAATGCGCATCACCGGCGGCGTTGTCGCCGCCTCCCGGCAGTGGCGACGCGTCTGCCAGACAACGCTGATCGACTCTGGCGTCACCGAAGCCTGCGCCGGTCCGTTGCTGATGATCGCGCGTCTGGGTGAAGGCGTACGTCAGGTGACAGTGGCCCAGGCCTGCGGGCTGGAAAGCCCGTCACTGGTGCGCCTGCTGGATCAGCTGTGCAAAGCCGGCCTGGTGCAGCGCACCGAAGACCCCACCGACCGCCGCGCCAAGGCCTTGAGCCTCACCGATGAGGGGCGCGCGCTGGCCAACGCCATCGAGGCAGAGCTGATCCGCCTGCGCCGCGACATCTTCAGCAACGTCGACCCGGCGGATCTGGAAGCGACGTTGCGCGTCTTCAGCGCCATCGCCCAAGCCACGCCGATGGCGCCGGAGTCGTCATCTTGAGCGGTCTGTTCAAAGGCTTTTTCGACGGCGTCCCGCCGGGCCGC contains the following coding sequences:
- the efeO gene encoding iron uptake system protein EfeO — protein: MNSTANGLPPKKAKPSRALQFAVAGSVVLMIAAGAMFYFASQAAQKKRIANSGNETVVTINAKSCEPNSITVPAGKNAFRIVNASDRAVEWEILDGVLVVEERENIVPGLSQIINANLQPGDYAITCGLLSNPRGTLHVTPTAESDAAAKARPSMVAFIGPLSEYRVYLSTQSSALIRATNDLQQAIDSGDLAQAQKAYAPARAAYQRIAPAAQRLSELDNAINARADYYEKREQDPGFGGFHRLEFGLFSQNSIDGLAPVVQKLQADIASLKQQLLAQSIAPEQLASMVVRNMRSIAEVRSNGEEERYSHLDVNGFAANLEGTRKVIELLRPLLAKSSGDVLKKIDTASTALDDQLLLLKTADGFKPYDQVSIEQRKQIADKAKALADALDGIDPALGLSGL
- the efeB gene encoding iron uptake transporter deferrochelatase/peroxidase subunit — translated: MKDSDSKNAPISTDRRRVLLGLGAAGAAVAGASLTGNAFAATAPAQVTEAPKSEKTQDHNAFHGQHQSGIVNPRPTAGMMVSFDVLAQDREDLERMFRTLNERIAFLMTGGAVPQVDPKLPPLDSGILGPVVTPDNLTITVSVGDSLFDDRFGLESVKPKRLQRMVGFPNDALEADCCHGDLSIQFCSNAPDSNIHALRDIVKNLPDLLLVRWKQEGTVPAQAPLKPGQAPESARNFLGFRDGSANPDSNNQKTMNELVWVQPGSDEPAWAANGSYQAVRIIRNFVERWDRTPLQEQEAIFGRVKTTGAPMDGKTEADVPDYHKDPEGKITKLDSHIRLANPRTAETQRNLILRRPFNYSNGVNKNGQLDMGLLFICYQADLEKGFITVQTRLNGEPLEEYLKPIGGGYFFTLPGVVDNNDFIGRSLLAASAQTTKTA
- the efeO gene encoding iron uptake system protein EfeO — its product is MKKSPLALLLTFGVLQTSMSAFAATAPLDLVTPVSDYKIYVTENVDTLAADTQKFTDAIKKGDLATAKKLFPTTRLSYESIEPIAELFSDLDASIDSREDDHENGVKADDFTGFHRLEYALFSQNSTKDQAVFADKLLADVKELQSRIADMTFPPEKVVGGAAALMEEVAATKLSGEEDRYSHTDLYDFQGNVDGSKKIVDLFKPQLEKSDKAFVAKVEKNFATVDKILAKYKTKDGGYETYDKVKEQDRKALAGPVNTLAEDLSQMRGKLGLN
- a CDS encoding molybdopterin-dependent oxidoreductase; protein product: MIEPKKRAIARIKLEPAQQIQLESLQRRHFLKGGLTVGAMAMLTGCNLQDGDQVDKVLWSMSRWNDRVQAWLFSGQKLAPTFSKDQVRNPFPFNAFYSEDDIPELDTADWKLGVSGLVRDKAPWTLEGLRKLPQRSDITRLICVEGWSAIGQWGGVPLRTFLEHVGADTTAKFVGFKCADRYYSSLDMPTALHPQTLLALDFAEVALPPEYGYPLRVRVPTKLGFKNPKHIVEIVVSNENPGGYWEDQGYNWFSGI
- a CDS encoding cytochrome b/b6 domain-containing protein, encoding MKKTRIHPWPIRLTHWINAFGMVCMFMSGWGIYNASPLFSFSFPRDFTVGGWLGGALAWHFAVMWLLVINGLIYVFYGLFTRHFKRDFLPVTPTAVKRDMLDALRFRLKHEKGVYNAVQRLMYWLVLAAGVLIVLTGLAIWKPIQLQELTAVFGGYDFARYVHFAAMAFIGAFVVVHLALVLMVPKTLMPMITGGSRGIESGKVEHD
- a CDS encoding heavy metal response regulator transcription factor; this translates as MHILLIEDDTKTGEYLKKGLTESGYKVDWTQHGTDGLHMALEHSYDLLVLDVMLPGIDGWQIIEILRAKQDVPVLFLTARDQLQDRIRGLELGADDYLVKPFSFTELLLRIRTILRRGVVREADHFHLADLELDLLRRRVTRQQQVITLTNKEFALLHLFLRREGDVLSRAQIASEVWDMNFDSDTNVVDVAIKRLRSKVDTPYPIKLIHTVRGIGYVCEVRPCEPDARHP
- a CDS encoding heavy metal sensor histidine kinase, producing MRARRPPSLTLRATLAFSVVAMLAVAGAGMYLYETMKGAVMTRSDHAVLARLDHFRKLLQYDLTLTTLQSSPQLFENMLDSEDDIFIIAEPGKPAVIRVNPLHASLPSMPVVPANMPLSVADMRSGMLDSGVPMRAATVEAVSGGRIVHLTAAHIEVKEMATLAGFRNRILLAVALAFVLTALLGYVLLRRGLRPLRRMANHAAAITPAQLDSRMDNRDTPVELQQLGEAYNAMLDRLADGYQRLTQFSADLAHEIRTPVGSLMGHCQVALRQARTEDEYQALLASNLEELERISRMVESILFLARADEAQAALNRQMLDLADEMQRVAGYFEGLAEEREITLHTEGDARIEADPLLLRRALSNLVANAIRYADEGSEIKIRVIESGQHCRIEVENQGPTLDDATLGKLFDRFYRGDASRHQSSDSNGLGLAIVAAIMQLHGGEVSVNQPAPGRICFGLAFPR
- a CDS encoding polysaccharide lyase family 7 protein, with protein sequence MIDLAIWNLSIPVGIAAATIDTPKLVGGYQDGYFRSGDTLFFWAPVTGSRTDNAKFPRTELRETYANGTVHNWTYSDADNFLRAALTVDQVPSTGKIVIGQIHAYGSTEPLLKLEYQYKEKTKTGNLVVKYRSTPTSEPEVIQVATGVLLKQRFTYTIHLTQAGNLTVNAYDMQWGAKLDLSWKGKPLYFKAGVYTQDNAGYATEGGAATFYKLVATHDKKA
- a CDS encoding MarR family winged helix-turn-helix transcriptional regulator, which codes for MNPDTLQMRITGGVVAASRQWRRVCQTTLIDSGVTEACAGPLLMIARLGEGVRQVTVAQACGLESPSLVRLLDQLCKAGLVQRTEDPTDRRAKALSLTDEGRALANAIEAELIRLRRDIFSNVDPADLEATLRVFSAIAQATPMAPESSS